From Corvus moneduloides isolate bCorMon1 chromosome 4, bCorMon1.pri, whole genome shotgun sequence, one genomic window encodes:
- the TRABD gene encoding traB domain-containing protein isoform X1: MQEEQQPEAAADPMSSSDAPEDGPKETSSVSQNISDADAFKILLEMKLKKRQKRPALPSTVTELDTEDGSKVYVVGTAHFSDSSKKDVVKTIQEVQPDVVVVELCQYRVSMLKMDEKTLLKEAKEINLEKLQQAIKQNGVMSGLMQMLLLKVSAHITEQLGMAPGGEFREAFKEASKVPFCKFHLGDRPIPVTFKRAIAALSFWQKVKLAWGLCFLSDPISKDDVEKCKQKDLLEQMMAEMIGEFPDLHRTIVSERDIYLTYMLKQAAKQIELPRASENEPRKYIPAVVVGVVGMGHVPGIEKNWNSDLKIQEIMSVPPPSTSSKIFKFVLKATVFGLLGYGCYRIGHRTVQFVLSMPATQSYLQRLTEVPQQ; this comes from the exons CTGATGCAGAtgcatttaaaattcttctGGAGATGAAGTTgaagaagaggcagaaaaggcctgCTTTACCAAGCACTGTCACTGAGCTTGACACTGAGGATGGGTCTAAAGTATATGTGGTTGGAACAGCCCACTTCAGTGACAGCAGCAAAAAGGATGTAGTAAAG ACAATACAAGAAGTGCAGCCTGATGTAGTTGTGGTGGAACTATGCCAGTACAGAGTTTCTATGTTAAAGATGGATGAAAAGACATTACTAAAAGAAGCCAAAGAAATAAATCTGGAAAAACTTCAACAAGCTATAAAGCAG AATGGAGTCATGTCTGGATTGATGCAAATGCTGCTTCTGAAGGTATCTGCTCACATCACAGAACAGCTGGGAATGGCCCCAGGAGGAGAATTCAGGGAGGCTTTCAAAGAG GCCAGTAAAGTACCTTTCTGTAAATTCCACCTCGGTGACCGACCCATCCCTGTTACATTTAAGAGAGCAATTGCTGCACTTTCCTTCTGGCAAAAAGTCAAGCTTGCTTGGGGCCTTTGCTTCTTATCTGACCCCATCAG TAAAGATGATGTGGAGAAATGCAAACAGAAGGATTTACTGGAGCAGATGATGGCAGAAATGATTGGAGAATTCCCTGATCTTCATCGAACAATTGTCTCCGAACGAGATATTTACTTGACCTACATGCTGAAGCAAGCAGCAAAGCAGATAGAACTACCTCGAGCTTCAGAAA ATGAACCTAGAAAATACATCCCAGCTGTTGTAGTTGGTGTTGTTGGAATGGGTCATGTACCTGGAATTGAAAAGAACTGGAATTCTGACTTAAAGATCCAAGAAATAATGAG TGTGCCTCCTCCATCAACTTCAAGTAAGattttcaaatttgttttaaaagcaacagTTTTTGGACTGCTGGGATATGGCTGCTACCGAATAGGTCACAGGACAGTTCAGTTTGTTCTCTCAATGCCAGCAACACAGAGCTATCTTCAGAGGCTGACAgaggtgcctcagcagtga
- the TRABD gene encoding traB domain-containing protein isoform X2, which produces MKLKKRQKRPALPSTVTELDTEDGSKVYVVGTAHFSDSSKKDVVKTIQEVQPDVVVVELCQYRVSMLKMDEKTLLKEAKEINLEKLQQAIKQNGVMSGLMQMLLLKVSAHITEQLGMAPGGEFREAFKEASKVPFCKFHLGDRPIPVTFKRAIAALSFWQKVKLAWGLCFLSDPISKDDVEKCKQKDLLEQMMAEMIGEFPDLHRTIVSERDIYLTYMLKQAAKQIELPRASENEPRKYIPAVVVGVVGMGHVPGIEKNWNSDLKIQEIMSVPPPSTSSKIFKFVLKATVFGLLGYGCYRIGHRTVQFVLSMPATQSYLQRLTEVPQQ; this is translated from the exons ATGAAGTTgaagaagaggcagaaaaggcctgCTTTACCAAGCACTGTCACTGAGCTTGACACTGAGGATGGGTCTAAAGTATATGTGGTTGGAACAGCCCACTTCAGTGACAGCAGCAAAAAGGATGTAGTAAAG ACAATACAAGAAGTGCAGCCTGATGTAGTTGTGGTGGAACTATGCCAGTACAGAGTTTCTATGTTAAAGATGGATGAAAAGACATTACTAAAAGAAGCCAAAGAAATAAATCTGGAAAAACTTCAACAAGCTATAAAGCAG AATGGAGTCATGTCTGGATTGATGCAAATGCTGCTTCTGAAGGTATCTGCTCACATCACAGAACAGCTGGGAATGGCCCCAGGAGGAGAATTCAGGGAGGCTTTCAAAGAG GCCAGTAAAGTACCTTTCTGTAAATTCCACCTCGGTGACCGACCCATCCCTGTTACATTTAAGAGAGCAATTGCTGCACTTTCCTTCTGGCAAAAAGTCAAGCTTGCTTGGGGCCTTTGCTTCTTATCTGACCCCATCAG TAAAGATGATGTGGAGAAATGCAAACAGAAGGATTTACTGGAGCAGATGATGGCAGAAATGATTGGAGAATTCCCTGATCTTCATCGAACAATTGTCTCCGAACGAGATATTTACTTGACCTACATGCTGAAGCAAGCAGCAAAGCAGATAGAACTACCTCGAGCTTCAGAAA ATGAACCTAGAAAATACATCCCAGCTGTTGTAGTTGGTGTTGTTGGAATGGGTCATGTACCTGGAATTGAAAAGAACTGGAATTCTGACTTAAAGATCCAAGAAATAATGAG TGTGCCTCCTCCATCAACTTCAAGTAAGattttcaaatttgttttaaaagcaacagTTTTTGGACTGCTGGGATATGGCTGCTACCGAATAGGTCACAGGACAGTTCAGTTTGTTCTCTCAATGCCAGCAACACAGAGCTATCTTCAGAGGCTGACAgaggtgcctcagcagtga